A window of the Lagenorhynchus albirostris chromosome 1, mLagAlb1.1, whole genome shotgun sequence genome harbors these coding sequences:
- the CTSH gene encoding pro-cathepsin H isoform X2: MLQYQKKYSSEEYHHRLQAFVSNWRKINAHNAGNHTFKMGLNQFSDMSFAELKRKYLWSEPQNCSATKGNYLRGTGPYPPSMDWRKKGNFVSPVKNQGSCGSCWTFSTTGALESAVAIATGRLPSLAEQQLVDCAQNFNNHGCQGGLPSQAFEYIRYNKGIMGEDTYPYEGQDGECKFQPSKAIAFVKDVANITMNDEEAMVEAVALYNPVSFAFEVIDDFLMYKKGVYSSTSCHKTPDKVNHAVLAVGYGEENGIPYWIVKNSWGPQWGMKGYFLLERGKNMCGLAACASYPIPLV, encoded by the exons ATGTTGCAG TACCAAAAGAAATACAGCTCGGAGGAGTACCACCACAGGCTGCAGGCGTTTGTCAGCAACTGGAGGAAGATCAATGCCCACAACGCCGGGAACCACACATTCAAAA tGGGACTGAACCAGTTTTCAGACATGAGCTTTGCTGAATTAAAACGCAAGTATCTTTGGTCAGAACCTCAG AATTGCTCAGCCACCAAAGGTAACTACCTTCGGGGTACTGGTCCCTACCCACCCTCCATGGACTGGcggaaaaaaggaaattttgtcTCACCAGTGAAAAATCAG GGCAGCTGCGGCAGTTGCTGGACCTTCTCCACCACCGGGGCCCTGGAGTCTGCTGTCGCCATAGCAACTGGGAGGCTGCCCTCTTTG GCCGAGCAGCAGCTGGTGGACTGCGCCCAGAACTTCAACAATCACGGCTGCCAAGG GGGTCTCCCCAGCCAGGCCTTCGAGTACATCCGGTACAACAAGGGCATCATGGGTGAAGACACCTACCCCTACGAGGGCCAG GATGGTGAGTGCAAGTTCCAGCCCAGTAAGGCCATTGCTTTTGTCAAGGATGTAGCCAACATCACAATG AACGACGAGGAGGCGATGGTGGAGGCGGTGGCCCTGTACAACCCTGTGAGCTTTGCCTTCGAGGTGATTGATGACTTTCTGATGTACAAAAAGGGTGTCTACTCCAG TACTTCCTGTCATAAAACTCCAGACAAAGTAAACCACGCAGTCCTGGCTGTTGGGTATGGAGAAGAAAATGGGATACCCTATTGGATCGTGAAGAACTCTTGGGGTCCCCAGTGGGGAATGAAGGG GTACTTCCTCTTGGAGCGCGGGAAGAACATGTGCGGCCTGGCAGCCTGCGCCTCCTACCCCATCCCCCTGGTGTGA
- the CTSH gene encoding pro-cathepsin H isoform X1, translated as MWAILPLLCAGAWLLGPTSCGAADLAVSSLETFHFKSWMLQYQKKYSSEEYHHRLQAFVSNWRKINAHNAGNHTFKMGLNQFSDMSFAELKRKYLWSEPQNCSATKGNYLRGTGPYPPSMDWRKKGNFVSPVKNQGSCGSCWTFSTTGALESAVAIATGRLPSLAEQQLVDCAQNFNNHGCQGGLPSQAFEYIRYNKGIMGEDTYPYEGQDGECKFQPSKAIAFVKDVANITMNDEEAMVEAVALYNPVSFAFEVIDDFLMYKKGVYSSTSCHKTPDKVNHAVLAVGYGEENGIPYWIVKNSWGPQWGMKGYFLLERGKNMCGLAACASYPIPLV; from the exons ATGTGGGCCATCCTGCCGCTGCTCTGCGCCGGAGCCTGGCTCCTGGGTCCCACCTCCTGCGGCGCCGCCGACCTGGCAGTGAGCTCCCTAG agaCGTTTCACTTTAAGTCATGGATGTTGCAG TACCAAAAGAAATACAGCTCGGAGGAGTACCACCACAGGCTGCAGGCGTTTGTCAGCAACTGGAGGAAGATCAATGCCCACAACGCCGGGAACCACACATTCAAAA tGGGACTGAACCAGTTTTCAGACATGAGCTTTGCTGAATTAAAACGCAAGTATCTTTGGTCAGAACCTCAG AATTGCTCAGCCACCAAAGGTAACTACCTTCGGGGTACTGGTCCCTACCCACCCTCCATGGACTGGcggaaaaaaggaaattttgtcTCACCAGTGAAAAATCAG GGCAGCTGCGGCAGTTGCTGGACCTTCTCCACCACCGGGGCCCTGGAGTCTGCTGTCGCCATAGCAACTGGGAGGCTGCCCTCTTTG GCCGAGCAGCAGCTGGTGGACTGCGCCCAGAACTTCAACAATCACGGCTGCCAAGG GGGTCTCCCCAGCCAGGCCTTCGAGTACATCCGGTACAACAAGGGCATCATGGGTGAAGACACCTACCCCTACGAGGGCCAG GATGGTGAGTGCAAGTTCCAGCCCAGTAAGGCCATTGCTTTTGTCAAGGATGTAGCCAACATCACAATG AACGACGAGGAGGCGATGGTGGAGGCGGTGGCCCTGTACAACCCTGTGAGCTTTGCCTTCGAGGTGATTGATGACTTTCTGATGTACAAAAAGGGTGTCTACTCCAG TACTTCCTGTCATAAAACTCCAGACAAAGTAAACCACGCAGTCCTGGCTGTTGGGTATGGAGAAGAAAATGGGATACCCTATTGGATCGTGAAGAACTCTTGGGGTCCCCAGTGGGGAATGAAGGG GTACTTCCTCTTGGAGCGCGGGAAGAACATGTGCGGCCTGGCAGCCTGCGCCTCCTACCCCATCCCCCTGGTGTGA
- the CTSH gene encoding pro-cathepsin H isoform X3 has product MLSPWIAVGAASLETCPGLEQPLRTSAFPPVGLNQFSDMSFAELKRKYLWSEPQNCSATKGNYLRGTGPYPPSMDWRKKGNFVSPVKNQGSCGSCWTFSTTGALESAVAIATGRLPSLAEQQLVDCAQNFNNHGCQGGLPSQAFEYIRYNKGIMGEDTYPYEGQDGECKFQPSKAIAFVKDVANITMNDEEAMVEAVALYNPVSFAFEVIDDFLMYKKGVYSSTSCHKTPDKVNHAVLAVGYGEENGIPYWIVKNSWGPQWGMKGYFLLERGKNMCGLAACASYPIPLV; this is encoded by the exons ATGCTAAGCCCCTGGATTGCTGTCGGGGCAGCCTCTTTAGAGACGTGCCCTGGACTCGAGCAGCCTCTTAGGACATCTGCCTTCCCTCCGG tGGGACTGAACCAGTTTTCAGACATGAGCTTTGCTGAATTAAAACGCAAGTATCTTTGGTCAGAACCTCAG AATTGCTCAGCCACCAAAGGTAACTACCTTCGGGGTACTGGTCCCTACCCACCCTCCATGGACTGGcggaaaaaaggaaattttgtcTCACCAGTGAAAAATCAG GGCAGCTGCGGCAGTTGCTGGACCTTCTCCACCACCGGGGCCCTGGAGTCTGCTGTCGCCATAGCAACTGGGAGGCTGCCCTCTTTG GCCGAGCAGCAGCTGGTGGACTGCGCCCAGAACTTCAACAATCACGGCTGCCAAGG GGGTCTCCCCAGCCAGGCCTTCGAGTACATCCGGTACAACAAGGGCATCATGGGTGAAGACACCTACCCCTACGAGGGCCAG GATGGTGAGTGCAAGTTCCAGCCCAGTAAGGCCATTGCTTTTGTCAAGGATGTAGCCAACATCACAATG AACGACGAGGAGGCGATGGTGGAGGCGGTGGCCCTGTACAACCCTGTGAGCTTTGCCTTCGAGGTGATTGATGACTTTCTGATGTACAAAAAGGGTGTCTACTCCAG TACTTCCTGTCATAAAACTCCAGACAAAGTAAACCACGCAGTCCTGGCTGTTGGGTATGGAGAAGAAAATGGGATACCCTATTGGATCGTGAAGAACTCTTGGGGTCCCCAGTGGGGAATGAAGGG GTACTTCCTCTTGGAGCGCGGGAAGAACATGTGCGGCCTGGCAGCCTGCGCCTCCTACCCCATCCCCCTGGTGTGA